A window of Chengkuizengella sediminis contains these coding sequences:
- a CDS encoding GNAT family N-acetyltransferase, giving the protein MSVQLKEVNNENWEECVELKVLEEQNEYVPSNTYSIAQSKFENNMYLFAIYNDDCMVGFTSYILDDDGDMNLARFMIDKNYQGKGYGKLALKEVIELIKNNFDNKEVWMSIHPNNTTGMKLYIDAGFKITETGLESEDEVFLKLDF; this is encoded by the coding sequence ATGAGTGTACAATTAAAAGAAGTAAATAATGAAAATTGGGAAGAATGTGTAGAGTTGAAAGTTCTTGAAGAACAAAATGAATATGTACCATCTAATACATACTCAATTGCACAATCTAAATTTGAGAATAATATGTACTTGTTTGCAATATATAATGATGATTGTATGGTTGGGTTTACTTCTTATATACTTGATGATGATGGAGATATGAATCTTGCTAGATTTATGATTGACAAAAACTATCAAGGAAAAGGATATGGGAAATTAGCACTTAAAGAAGTTATCGAGTTAATAAAAAATAACTTTGATAATAAAGAAGTTTGGATGAGTATTCATCCTAACAATACTACTGGAATGAAATTATATATTGATGCAGGTTTTAAAATCACTGAAACTGGTTTAGAGTCTGAAGATGAAGTTTTCTTAAAGTTAGATTTTTAA
- a CDS encoding IS110 family transposase, which yields MDPVIGLDVAKGESQVQAFLEKKSPYKKSFKFKHDRMGLHDFYLFYQEVEQKGGQPPEVIFESTGHYHEPVLQFLEDHGVTYYLVNPVISYEAKKVSLRKVKTDAMDAYHLCELYYKEDLEAFQKKSIQTLNLRNLSRQHDSLTGIYVQTKLQFHTILDQVFPEYKGVFGDLFSKVSLHTLLTFPTPKEVEELSLSEIAHEIHHLCKSRSKSWSVKKAEELTSAARNNPYKQTLYYSYLISLKMYIEMLLQYQKHLSQLEAEIDAMAQEFEAYHIIRSIPGIGGKIAATIISEIGEIDRFNNPKKLVAFAGIDPSVHESGKFKASINLITKRGSSRLRQILYTAVQCGLINTRNPRLKEFYDRKREEGKPHKVAVIACANKLIHWIYTLLKRKETFVI from the coding sequence ATGGATCCAGTCATTGGTCTGGATGTTGCAAAAGGAGAAAGCCAAGTTCAAGCGTTTCTAGAAAAGAAAAGTCCTTACAAAAAGAGTTTTAAGTTTAAACACGATCGAATGGGCTTACATGATTTTTATTTGTTTTATCAGGAGGTAGAGCAAAAAGGCGGACAACCTCCGGAAGTTATATTTGAATCAACAGGGCACTATCACGAGCCTGTCTTGCAATTTTTAGAGGACCATGGTGTAACCTATTATTTAGTCAATCCTGTCATTTCATATGAGGCCAAAAAAGTGAGTCTACGAAAAGTCAAAACAGATGCCATGGATGCCTATCACCTCTGTGAGCTGTATTACAAAGAAGACCTAGAAGCATTTCAAAAGAAAAGTATTCAAACGCTAAACCTTCGTAATCTCAGTAGACAACATGATTCCCTGACGGGAATCTATGTACAAACCAAGTTGCAATTTCATACTATATTAGATCAGGTCTTTCCTGAGTATAAAGGAGTATTTGGGGACTTATTTTCAAAGGTTTCCCTACATACCCTACTCACTTTTCCAACACCTAAAGAAGTTGAAGAACTGAGTCTTAGTGAAATTGCACATGAAATTCACCATCTATGTAAGAGTCGTTCGAAGTCCTGGTCAGTGAAAAAGGCGGAGGAACTAACATCTGCCGCAAGAAATAATCCATATAAACAAACGCTATACTACAGTTATCTTATTAGTTTAAAGATGTATATTGAAATGCTTCTACAGTACCAAAAACACCTATCCCAGTTAGAGGCGGAGATAGATGCCATGGCTCAAGAGTTTGAAGCATATCATATTATTCGATCAATCCCTGGTATTGGAGGTAAGATTGCAGCCACAATCATCTCTGAGATTGGTGAAATTGATCGATTTAATAACCCCAAGAAACTCGTTGCCTTTGCCGGAATTGATCCTAGTGTTCATGAGTCGGGCAAATTTAAAGCGAGTATTAATCTTATTACAAAAAGAGGCTCTAGTAGACTTAGACAAATTTTATATACGGCCGTACAATGTGGCTTGATAAACACTCGAAATCCTAGACTAAAAGAATTCTATGATAGAAAACGAGAGGAAGGTAAGCCACATAAAGTCGCAGTCATTGCTTGTGCTAATAAGCTCATTCACTGGATTTATACCTTATTAAAACGAAAAGAAACATTTGTAATATAG
- a CDS encoding SMI1/KNR4 family protein, producing MYEKELKKLVEENSVYKLKGASDIKIKEIEEKLNVSLPDSYKWILTEYGSVSFEGIEIDGIGLNNTLISVDNTIGWKEYGIPEGYVVIFEPGADWIYCLDTFKMYNCECPVVAWYPGTKYSDKEADNLYKFIIDRLDL from the coding sequence ATGTACGAAAAAGAGCTAAAAAAGTTAGTCGAAGAAAATAGCGTCTACAAATTAAAAGGAGCTTCAGATATTAAAATAAAAGAAATTGAAGAAAAATTGAATGTTAGTTTACCAGATAGTTATAAATGGATATTAACTGAATATGGGTCAGTTAGTTTTGAAGGAATAGAGATTGATGGTATAGGTTTAAACAATACGCTTATAAGTGTAGATAATACAATAGGTTGGAAAGAATACGGAATTCCAGAGGGTTATGTGGTAATATTTGAACCTGGCGCCGATTGGATTTATTGTTTAGATACATTCAAAATGTACAATTGTGAATGTCCAGTTGTTGCATGGTATCCAGGTACTAAATATAGTGACAAAGAAGCTGATAATTTATATAAGTTCATAATTGACAGATTAGATTTATAA
- a CDS encoding ABC transporter ATP-binding protein: protein MEYIYMFKQLWFYAERERWKVVVYLTLHAISMLGELGKPFAFSMVLNALQRNEPTVVEEVITWLGFYLLCFFVFEIFHRSARFIERFVAFRNRKRFVNAMYNHLQSLPLSWHSDNHSGAVIDRVNKAADGLFNFGQSQSMYVQFFMNFWVPLIILWTISPIISVLAVFSGLTLVVITKKLYSLSIPEYRAQNDKFHNVAAGLHDYVSNITTIIMLRLGKSAQNDIDERINRVFPHLVKENYITNIKCFIAALIMISLDVGLIFYYIYTQNQAGSVIMIGSVTVIFFYLHQCMSSFQFYSGDYEQVIHWKTDFETIKPILDEKVKMNEYIGTDLDQWKQLNLNSLKFSYGDGKYHLKDVSIIIEKGKKIAFVGASGAGKSTLLKVLRGLTPVEGGTLTKEDGTNLPVSSLSTITTLIPQEPEIFENNIHYNITMGMSGSEIEVENALRISGFKEVVERLPNGLESDVREKGVNLSGGEKQRLALARGIYSIRDSEIILLDEPTSNVDPAVEMTIIKSLFEHLSDRSVISVLHRLHLVRHFDYVYVFKQGEIVEEGTFEELHNANGEFTRLWHKYLAEEEEEVEGYVYGNKS from the coding sequence TTGGAATACATTTATATGTTCAAACAATTATGGTTTTACGCTGAACGAGAAAGATGGAAAGTTGTAGTTTACTTGACCTTGCATGCAATTTCTATGTTAGGTGAATTAGGTAAACCCTTTGCTTTTTCCATGGTCTTAAATGCACTACAAAGAAATGAACCTACTGTGGTTGAAGAGGTTATTACTTGGTTAGGATTCTATCTTCTGTGTTTTTTTGTATTTGAAATATTCCATAGGAGTGCACGTTTTATAGAAAGATTTGTTGCATTTCGTAATCGAAAACGTTTTGTAAATGCAATGTATAACCACCTTCAATCGTTACCCCTAAGTTGGCATTCAGACAATCATTCAGGAGCTGTGATCGATAGAGTGAACAAAGCTGCAGATGGATTATTTAATTTTGGTCAATCTCAATCTATGTATGTTCAGTTTTTTATGAACTTTTGGGTTCCATTAATTATTCTATGGACAATTTCCCCAATTATCTCTGTATTAGCTGTATTCAGTGGTTTGACTTTGGTGGTTATCACTAAAAAATTATATAGCTTATCAATCCCAGAATATCGTGCACAGAATGACAAGTTTCATAATGTTGCAGCTGGACTACATGATTATGTTAGTAATATCACAACGATTATAATGTTAAGACTAGGTAAATCAGCACAAAATGATATTGATGAACGTATTAATCGTGTATTTCCGCATTTAGTGAAAGAGAATTACATTACAAATATAAAATGTTTCATTGCTGCCCTCATCATGATTTCACTTGATGTTGGATTAATTTTTTATTACATCTACACTCAGAATCAAGCTGGTAGTGTAATTATGATTGGTTCTGTAACAGTCATTTTCTTCTATCTACATCAATGCATGTCATCATTCCAATTTTATTCAGGGGATTATGAACAAGTCATTCACTGGAAAACAGATTTTGAAACAATAAAACCGATCTTAGATGAAAAGGTAAAAATGAATGAGTATATTGGAACTGATCTTGATCAATGGAAGCAACTTAACTTGAATTCACTCAAATTCTCATATGGGGATGGGAAATATCATTTAAAAGATGTATCCATAATTATAGAAAAGGGTAAAAAGATAGCGTTTGTTGGTGCAAGTGGTGCAGGAAAAAGTACATTACTAAAAGTATTACGTGGATTAACACCTGTTGAGGGAGGAACACTGACAAAAGAGGATGGTACGAATCTACCTGTTTCTTCACTTTCAACAATCACCACACTTATTCCGCAAGAACCTGAGATTTTTGAAAATAACATTCATTACAACATAACGATGGGAATGTCAGGTAGTGAAATAGAAGTTGAGAATGCGTTGCGAATTTCGGGCTTTAAAGAAGTTGTAGAAAGATTGCCAAATGGACTTGAAAGTGATGTTCGAGAAAAAGGTGTAAATTTATCTGGTGGTGAAAAACAAAGGTTAGCTTTAGCCAGAGGGATTTATTCTATAAGAGATAGTGAGATTATTCTATTAGATGAACCTACTTCTAATGTAGATCCTGCAGTAGAAATGACAATAATTAAGAGTTTATTTGAACATTTATCTGATAGAAGTGTGATTAGTGTTCTCCATAGATTACACCTTGTGAGACATTTTGATTATGTATATGTATTTAAACAAGGTGAAATCGTTGAGGAAGGCACTTTTGAGGAACTTCATAATGCTAATGGTGAATTTACTCGTCTTTGGCATAAATATCTTGCTGAAGAGGAAGAGGAAGTAGAGGGGTATGTCTATGGAAATAAGAGCTAG
- a CDS encoding ASCH domain-containing protein, with the protein MYLQSIKEGNKTVEVRLNDEKRRKIKIGDTIEFVKVPEENETLRVKVTELRKYDNFKGMYEDIPFQEFDCEGWTIEDMIEGTYQIYTPEQEKNGIHWLLK; encoded by the coding sequence GTGTATTTGCAATCAATAAAAGAAGGTAATAAAACAGTTGAAGTACGCTTAAACGACGAAAAAAGAAGAAAAATCAAAATTGGAGATACAATTGAATTCGTTAAGGTACCAGAAGAAAATGAAACATTAAGGGTTAAAGTTACAGAACTAAGAAAATACGATAATTTTAAGGGAATGTATGAAGATATTCCATTTCAAGAATTTGATTGTGAAGGTTGGACAATCGAAGATATGATAGAAGGAACATATCAGATATATACACCAGAACAAGAAAAAAATGGGATACATTGGCTATTAAAGTGA
- a CDS encoding DUF5694 domain-containing protein, whose translation MEIKKEIILVGTFHFEQEKRLIEEKNLEILELVNYLSELKPFKIALEYEKSQKSQLNKKYKNHNNVYDINEIEQLGFRLANQLQHEEVFPVNWDGKITEDDLIELNQTIQSKYPEISKIINSYSQKTGNINPASHLLDIYKHQNDKDMIDELENMYLSFATVEKDGASVGVDFLNKWIERELMIFKNIIEISDKTNERILLIIGSDHLWMLQKLFEGNGWTVWNPFSNCNYTTPL comes from the coding sequence ATGGAAATAAAAAAGGAGATAATTCTTGTAGGAACGTTTCATTTTGAACAAGAGAAAAGATTAATAGAAGAAAAGAATTTAGAAATTCTAGAGTTAGTTAACTACTTATCTGAACTTAAACCTTTTAAAATAGCTTTGGAGTATGAAAAAAGTCAAAAATCTCAATTAAATAAAAAATATAAAAATCATAATAATGTTTATGATATTAATGAAATTGAACAATTAGGTTTTAGATTGGCAAATCAATTACAGCATGAAGAAGTGTTTCCAGTAAATTGGGACGGTAAAATTACTGAAGATGATCTAATCGAACTTAATCAAACCATTCAAAGCAAATATCCAGAAATTTCAAAGATTATAAATTCATATTCTCAAAAAACTGGGAATATAAATCCTGCTAGTCATTTGCTTGATATATATAAACACCAAAATGATAAAGATATGATTGATGAATTAGAAAATATGTATCTCTCTTTTGCTACAGTAGAAAAAGATGGTGCATCTGTAGGAGTGGATTTTTTGAATAAATGGATTGAAAGAGAGCTAATGATATTTAAAAATATAATTGAAATTTCTGATAAAACAAATGAAAGGATCTTACTCATAATTGGAAGTGATCATCTCTGGATGTTACAGAAATTATTTGAAGGAAATGGCTGGACAGTTTGGAATCCATTCAGTAATTGTAATTATACAACTCCATTATAG
- a CDS encoding N-acetylmuramoyl-L-alanine amidase, protein MLRMAKITLSFSVLAVIVFALLLFPSDSFADTNYTPSKYNGVKVYLSPANHSPDKFGCDNFSESDNASDNAHEAAKDLQAMGYSVRVGSGGYEANSSSSNSWGADYHIPIHSNATSFDCEGSNSSRGGTWIMYDEGDSISYDLASKIETVMDGKSPGTNDKVLTDSAASGFNYYEFSGTYAIDAYIETAFHTYGPDKDWMLNHSTVGYYISLGIHDGIGAPNCKFDACIELTPEKASELNLMKAVDPIIERKEIGFNYKTYGGKFRELEEDIANLFMNEDSIFSSISKRSLLKGVSIDEEGIVIIDFKNFDMPAPSTYQMRQIYDELYSTIFNYPQAEEVYVQFDGSFTNWCDWLKIIQEPMTRK, encoded by the coding sequence ATGCTAAGAATGGCAAAAATAACGCTTTCTTTTTCAGTACTTGCAGTTATAGTATTTGCATTGCTATTATTCCCATCTGACTCTTTCGCTGATACTAATTATACCCCTTCTAAGTACAATGGGGTGAAAGTTTACCTTTCTCCAGCAAATCACAGTCCAGACAAATTTGGATGCGATAATTTTTCAGAGAGTGATAATGCAAGTGATAATGCTCATGAAGCTGCTAAAGATCTACAAGCTATGGGGTATTCGGTTCGTGTGGGTAGTGGTGGTTATGAAGCTAACTCCAGTAGTTCAAATTCTTGGGGAGCAGACTATCATATTCCAATTCACTCTAATGCAACATCTTTTGATTGCGAAGGAAGTAACTCTTCAAGAGGTGGGACTTGGATAATGTATGATGAAGGTGATTCAATCAGTTATGACTTGGCATCAAAGATCGAAACTGTTATGGATGGTAAAAGTCCAGGAACTAACGATAAGGTTTTAACTGATTCTGCTGCTTCAGGATTTAATTATTATGAGTTTTCTGGTACATATGCAATTGATGCCTATATTGAGACGGCCTTCCATACTTATGGCCCTGATAAGGACTGGATGTTAAATCATTCGACTGTTGGTTATTATATATCATTAGGAATTCATGATGGTATTGGGGCACCAAATTGTAAATTTGATGCTTGCATAGAGTTGACACCTGAAAAAGCTAGTGAATTAAATTTAATGAAAGCAGTAGATCCAATAATTGAAAGAAAAGAAATCGGTTTCAACTATAAAACCTATGGTGGAAAATTCCGAGAGTTAGAAGAAGACATTGCTAATCTATTTATGAATGAAGATTCAATCTTCTCTTCTATTTCAAAAAGAAGTTTACTAAAAGGTGTTTCTATAGACGAAGAAGGAATAGTTATCATAGACTTTAAAAACTTTGATATGCCTGCACCTTCAACTTATCAAATGAGGCAAATTTACGATGAATTGTATTCAACAATTTTTAATTACCCACAAGCAGAAGAAGTTTATGTGCAATTTGATGGTAGTTTCACTAACTGGTGTGATTGGCTAAAAATCATACAAGAACCAATGACAAGAAAATAA
- a CDS encoding DUF3885 domain-containing protein — translation MHLNDYMNKKFINLKLRPPLFYNWDTGIRFELGNPDENNELVYMDRVYQRSLSLFKSLHSLDDEIIIVANVHHAGEENILRRRKLKIFNHYIKFKEVLFRLQHKVIPYVFEDVYDIYDFETHRYTLRCKVSDVKYINLIKAICNQDMDIKPKIYHDIFFINITNDTIFHIYDSRGCDVIASEIDSIRELYKNYNDWVLDYDRVTIDKAFE, via the coding sequence ATGCATTTAAACGATTATATGAATAAGAAGTTCATAAACTTAAAATTAAGACCACCTCTTTTTTATAATTGGGATACAGGAATTAGATTTGAGCTGGGCAATCCAGATGAAAATAATGAACTAGTTTATATGGATCGTGTCTATCAGCGTTCTTTATCTCTTTTCAAAAGCCTTCATTCTCTTGATGATGAAATAATTATAGTTGCCAACGTACATCATGCTGGTGAAGAAAATATATTAAGAAGACGAAAATTAAAGATTTTTAACCACTATATAAAATTCAAAGAAGTTTTATTTAGATTACAACATAAGGTTATTCCATATGTCTTCGAGGACGTATACGACATCTACGACTTTGAAACACATAGATACACACTTCGATGTAAAGTTTCAGACGTAAAGTATATTAACTTAATAAAGGCAATTTGTAATCAAGACATGGATATAAAACCAAAAATATATCATGATATATTTTTTATCAATATTACCAACGATACGATTTTTCATATTTATGATAGCAGAGGTTGTGATGTTATTGCTTCAGAAATAGATTCTATAAGGGAATTATATAAAAATTATAATGACTGGGTTTTAGATTATGACAGGGTTACGATTGATAAGGCATTTGAATAA
- a CDS encoding NUDIX hydrolase produces MNYVMELRKLVGNRPLILTGSVVLVINKNNELLLQHRSDGGWGLPGGLMELGESLEDTARREVKEETGLEIGELELLNVFSGPEYYFKVPNGDELYSVTAVYLTHDIKGNIKIDKNESIDVQYFNINELPEGLTDEYQSYIEPYIKKVKE; encoded by the coding sequence ATGAATTACGTTATGGAATTAAGAAAGTTAGTAGGTAATCGTCCTTTAATACTGACGGGATCCGTAGTCTTAGTTATTAATAAAAATAACGAATTGTTGTTACAGCACAGGAGTGATGGAGGTTGGGGATTACCTGGTGGATTAATGGAATTAGGTGAAAGTCTAGAAGATACCGCAAGGAGGGAAGTTAAAGAAGAAACAGGTCTTGAAATTGGAGAGTTGGAATTATTAAATGTATTTTCGGGTCCCGAATACTACTTTAAAGTACCAAATGGCGATGAATTATATTCAGTGACAGCTGTTTATTTGACTCATGATATTAAGGGAAATATTAAAATTGATAAAAATGAATCTATTGATGTTCAGTATTTTAACATTAACGAATTACCAGAGGGTTTAACAGATGAATATCAAAGTTATATTGAGCCATATATTAAGAAAGTAAAGGAATAA
- a CDS encoding putative holin-like toxin, whose protein sequence is MTVYQAISLMLTFGLLIVALISVSKKK, encoded by the coding sequence ATGACGGTATATCAAGCTATATCATTAATGTTAACCTTCGGGTTATTAATAGTAGCTTTAATATCTGTTAGCAAGAAAAAATAG
- a CDS encoding glycosyltransferase, producing MSYSFISIVIPVRNESDRLIGTIKSIMENSVTACEKEFIIVDDASDDPFYEKMVDEVSEVCVKVFRLNEHVGIPRARNYGVSMAQGDIVFITDAHVHFSKGWDSFVLNNIEDNKIIAATICDPKSNFKGYGSHLVVPFVGIRWNQKLDVDRSPFVQIASSAGTVLTKKLFERIGGYDQGMMIYGGDEPEFSIRAWLSGAEIVSAPSLQVNHRFKTIEEVSTFLKGLGANLIHNNLRFGLLYLSEPACLQMIRYFAMLYPKRIQEAVKLLQKSDVWDRRAQLNESLIYDFKWFVRHFKVKDQINQEIFF from the coding sequence ATGTCTTATTCGTTTATTAGCATAGTAATTCCTGTAAGAAATGAATCTGATCGTTTAATTGGAACAATCAAGTCCATTATGGAGAACAGTGTTACTGCTTGTGAGAAAGAATTTATTATAGTAGATGATGCCTCTGATGATCCTTTCTATGAAAAAATGGTAGACGAGGTTTCTGAAGTTTGTGTTAAGGTGTTTCGGCTTAATGAGCATGTAGGCATTCCACGAGCAAGGAACTATGGTGTAAGTATGGCACAAGGTGACATTGTTTTTATAACGGATGCACATGTGCATTTTAGCAAGGGGTGGGATAGCTTTGTTTTAAATAACATAGAAGATAATAAAATTATAGCGGCTACCATTTGTGATCCTAAATCAAATTTTAAAGGTTACGGAAGCCATTTAGTTGTACCTTTTGTGGGGATAAGGTGGAATCAAAAATTGGATGTTGATCGCTCGCCTTTCGTTCAAATTGCATCTTCAGCAGGGACTGTGCTTACCAAAAAGTTGTTTGAGAGAATTGGAGGATATGATCAAGGTATGATGATATATGGAGGTGACGAGCCCGAATTTAGTATCAGGGCATGGTTGAGTGGCGCTGAAATTGTGTCCGCCCCATCTCTCCAAGTAAATCATCGATTTAAAACGATAGAAGAAGTTAGCACCTTTTTAAAAGGACTAGGAGCGAATTTGATTCACAATAATCTCAGGTTTGGACTACTATATTTAAGTGAACCCGCCTGCTTACAAATGATTAGATATTTTGCAATGCTCTATCCTAAACGAATACAAGAAGCAGTCAAACTGTTGCAAAAAAGTGACGTTTGGGATCGGAGAGCTCAACTCAATGAATCATTAATTTATGATTTTAAATGGTTTGTTCGCCATTTTAAAGTGAAGGATCAAATAAACCAAGAAATCTTTTTTTAA
- a CDS encoding SMI1/KNR4 family protein: MEINKFLSKWEQILHKLNSNNGKVFPIEIGKRATAQEITAKEKELGYQLPPSYKHILLNLGKSLSFYYSFSNDTMIPSEFKEIFSGEINWNIDFLQNLDTLADELMEDGEDYGKTLRGKLEFAHAGNGDVYAFDMSVEGEEKPVIYWDHEDDSVTYIADSFIDYLFRITELACIGSEKWQLEYFLSDTGLVTTSSAAIKWKNWFNSFSETMLDDVKNDMEQLVAFVVYRKKLDEKEINYLQKFNRKVLFDFLLKELHKKEVLNNQRIICEIIGRVLGDYVETWVKSLWEDKKTVIDTRLRSCLTSMCMSKDEGLSLVFNFLEQVSNKQISGYEALSHLGDFHSRDVISWMEGHVKFPVTEGWDELFFRSNFSWEELERWTMLEEKHEVTVIHALEKYVHDTVSNNKHPHDILTIPTKLEFIDFLVNLRGKQVLKRRVMPIENVIQNINIFY; this comes from the coding sequence ATGGAGATTAACAAATTCCTATCAAAGTGGGAGCAAATACTACATAAATTAAACAGCAATAACGGAAAAGTTTTTCCAATTGAAATTGGAAAAAGAGCAACGGCACAGGAGATAACAGCAAAGGAAAAAGAGTTAGGTTATCAATTACCTCCTTCGTATAAACATATATTACTGAACTTAGGAAAGTCACTCTCGTTTTATTACTCTTTTTCTAACGATACAATGATTCCAAGTGAATTCAAGGAAATATTCTCAGGAGAGATAAATTGGAACATTGATTTCCTTCAGAATTTAGATACGTTAGCTGACGAACTGATGGAAGACGGAGAAGATTATGGAAAGACACTTAGGGGGAAATTAGAATTTGCTCATGCTGGAAATGGAGATGTTTATGCGTTCGATATGTCTGTTGAGGGCGAAGAGAAACCAGTTATTTATTGGGATCATGAAGATGACTCAGTTACTTATATTGCGGATTCATTTATTGATTATTTATTTAGGATTACCGAACTAGCGTGTATTGGCAGTGAAAAGTGGCAGCTTGAATATTTTCTAAGTGATACTGGATTGGTAACTACAAGTTCAGCAGCAATTAAGTGGAAAAATTGGTTCAACTCATTTTCTGAGACAATGTTAGATGATGTCAAAAATGACATGGAACAGCTAGTAGCTTTTGTTGTTTATCGTAAGAAACTAGATGAAAAAGAAATCAACTATCTCCAGAAATTTAATAGAAAAGTGTTATTTGACTTTCTTTTAAAAGAACTACATAAAAAAGAGGTTTTAAATAATCAAAGGATAATATGTGAGATTATCGGAAGAGTTTTAGGAGATTACGTAGAGACATGGGTAAAAAGCTTATGGGAAGACAAAAAAACTGTTATAGATACTAGATTGCGTTCCTGCCTAACGTCAATGTGTATGAGTAAGGATGAAGGGCTATCTTTAGTATTTAATTTTCTTGAACAAGTATCTAATAAACAAATATCTGGGTATGAAGCTCTGTCCCATCTTGGAGACTTTCATTCGAGAGATGTTATTTCATGGATGGAAGGTCATGTTAAATTTCCTGTTACTGAAGGTTGGGACGAACTATTCTTCAGATCAAACTTTTCTTGGGAAGAGTTAGAAAGGTGGACCATGTTAGAAGAAAAACATGAAGTAACTGTAATACACGCCTTAGAAAAGTATGTCCATGATACCGTCTCAAATAATAAGCATCCTCATGATATATTAACTATTCCAACGAAATTGGAATTCATTGATTTTCTTGTCAATTTACGTGGTAAGCAAGTGTTGAAAAGGCGGGTAATGCCCATAGAAAATGTTATACAAAACATAAATATCTTTTATTAA
- a CDS encoding stalk domain-containing protein: MRKVFFGVFISILLFIASSITYAAEIQIKVDGVDIVSDVKPEIMNNRTMVPLRVISENLGANVDWSNSEVTFTKSNIKVILNLNSITEEKNGEKILLEIEPYIKNNRIFVPLRFISETFGCDVNYSNFTVTIDTKPLHIDGVQVKALQHEYHMTMGGVVQQINGNAYNEAIYNIFMENKGDKVDAPENYSWMYTMDILGSYYKVGQYDFLDQEDDILKSFEIYNLVESFPNEDLEGYPEILLYDVTENQWYLFNDKARKSINQLIDTASKNGFLKIISDTVV; encoded by the coding sequence GTGAGAAAGGTATTCTTTGGAGTTTTCATTTCAATTCTCTTATTTATTGCATCGTCTATTACTTATGCTGCAGAAATACAAATAAAAGTAGACGGCGTAGATATTGTATCTGATGTGAAACCCGAAATTATGAACAATCGTACAATGGTGCCCTTACGTGTTATTAGTGAAAATTTGGGGGCTAATGTTGATTGGTCTAATTCCGAAGTTACTTTTACAAAAAGTAATATCAAAGTAATATTAAATTTGAACAGCATTACAGAGGAGAAGAACGGTGAAAAGATACTTCTTGAAATAGAACCATACATAAAAAATAATCGCATATTCGTTCCACTTCGCTTTATCTCAGAGACGTTTGGATGTGATGTCAATTACAGCAACTTTACAGTAACTATCGATACAAAGCCATTGCATATAGATGGTGTACAAGTAAAAGCATTGCAACACGAATACCATATGACTATGGGCGGAGTAGTACAGCAAATTAATGGGAATGCATATAACGAAGCAATCTATAATATTTTTATGGAAAATAAAGGGGATAAAGTCGATGCCCCTGAAAATTATTCATGGATGTATACCATGGACATTCTTGGATCTTATTATAAAGTAGGACAATATGATTTTTTGGATCAGGAAGATGATATCCTAAAGAGTTTTGAGATTTATAATTTAGTTGAGTCTTTTCCAAATGAAGATTTAGAGGGATATCCAGAAATTTTACTTTATGACGTTACTGAAAACCAATGGTATTTATTTAACGATAAGGCAAGGAAATCCATTAATCAGTTAATTGATACCGCCTCAAAGAACGGTTTTTTGAAGATTATCAGTGATACAGTTGTATAA